One Micromonospora sp. FIMYZ51 genomic window carries:
- a CDS encoding Gfo/Idh/MocA family oxidoreductase yields the protein MSPQPGRPARYAVVGTGARAEMFVRALVRDHADTAELVAFADVNQLRMDAHNRWLGALGHPAVPTYHAGDFSAMLAKERVDVVLVTSVDVTHDEYVVAALEAGCDVVTEKPMTTDAPRCQRILDAVRRTGRRVTVAFNYRYNPLHEQLRRLLAEGAVGEIGSVHFEWLLDVRHGADYFRRWHRDKASSGGLMVHKASHHFDLVNWWLDATPVQVYAAGRLFFYGENGRRHGYARDYDRAHASPAADDDPFALRLAEHPRLRELYLDAEAADGYQRDRNVFAPGVSIEDDMAVLATYSTGATMTYHLTAYAPWEGYRVMINGSRGRLELEVTESEFVSPAAAGALKGAALHGAEAAAEGGGATLTLRPFWSAPQRIEVDGYTRHGHGGADARMTQVLFGGVPDPLHRAASARDGALALLTGLAANRSFDTGGPVRVADLLTLD from the coding sequence GTGTCACCGCAACCCGGCAGGCCCGCCCGGTACGCCGTGGTCGGCACCGGCGCCCGCGCCGAGATGTTCGTCCGCGCGCTGGTCCGCGACCACGCGGACACCGCCGAACTGGTCGCCTTCGCCGACGTCAATCAGCTCCGGATGGACGCCCACAACCGGTGGCTCGGCGCGCTGGGACACCCGGCGGTACCGACGTACCACGCCGGTGACTTCAGCGCGATGCTGGCCAAGGAGCGGGTCGACGTGGTCCTGGTGACGTCGGTGGACGTCACCCACGACGAGTACGTGGTGGCCGCCCTGGAGGCCGGCTGTGACGTGGTCACCGAGAAACCGATGACCACCGACGCACCGCGCTGCCAGCGCATCCTCGACGCGGTACGGCGTACCGGCCGGCGGGTGACGGTGGCCTTCAACTACCGCTACAACCCGCTGCACGAACAGCTGCGCCGGCTGCTCGCCGAGGGCGCGGTCGGCGAGATCGGCTCGGTGCACTTCGAGTGGCTGCTCGACGTGCGCCACGGCGCCGACTACTTCCGCCGCTGGCACCGGGACAAGGCCAGTTCCGGCGGCCTGATGGTGCACAAGGCCAGCCACCACTTCGACCTGGTCAACTGGTGGCTGGACGCGACACCCGTGCAGGTGTACGCCGCCGGCCGGCTGTTCTTCTACGGCGAGAACGGTAGGCGGCACGGCTACGCCCGGGACTACGACCGGGCACACGCCTCCCCCGCCGCCGACGACGACCCGTTCGCGTTGCGCCTGGCCGAGCATCCCCGGCTGCGCGAGCTGTACCTGGACGCCGAAGCCGCCGACGGCTACCAGCGGGACCGCAACGTCTTCGCCCCCGGCGTGAGCATCGAGGACGACATGGCGGTGCTGGCCACGTACTCCACCGGCGCGACCATGACCTACCACCTCACCGCGTACGCGCCGTGGGAGGGCTACCGGGTCATGATCAACGGCAGTCGCGGGCGGCTGGAACTGGAGGTCACCGAGAGCGAGTTCGTCAGCCCCGCCGCAGCCGGCGCGCTCAAGGGCGCCGCGCTGCACGGCGCCGAGGCCGCCGCCGAGGGTGGGGGCGCCACGCTGACCCTGCGCCCCTTCTGGTCAGCGCCGCAGCGCATCGAGGTCGACGGGTACACCCGGCACGGCCACGGCGGCGCGGACGCCCGGATGACCCAGGTGCTCTTCGGCGGCGTACCGGATCCGCTGCACCGCGCGGCCAGCGCCCGCGACGGAGCGTTGGCCCTGCTCACCGGCCTGGCCGCAAACCGCTCCTTCGACACCGGCGGACCCGTGCGGGTCGCCGACCTGCTCACCCTCGACTGA
- a CDS encoding mannitol dehydrogenase family protein — protein sequence MAVTVGASRLDLGALRRLPAEARPLIRPGTADAGVLHLGLGAFHRAHQAVYTEQAMALAGGDWGIVGVAPRNAELVRILAAQDNLFSVSTLSAADRHTRVIGALAGVRLAAADPNAVVALLADPAIRVVTLTVTEKAYQLDPAGGTLRPDPALVADLTTDRPPATVPGLLVRGLLARAAADAGPIALVSCDNLPANGRRLRGLVSQALAYAGTPGPVVDWVGAQVGFPGTMVDRIVPASTPDTLAAARHALGVEDLAAVAAEPYTQWVIEDDFPGGRPAWERAGAVLCADAGPWERLKLRALNGVHSATAYLGALAGCETIADTLALPHLVTVLRRLIAEDVATSFTPPDGVDVVDYGEQVLARFGNPAIRHRTLQVAMDGSQKLPQRILHTIADLRAAGRPAHWATLVLAAWIRFAQGATDAGRPLPLDDPLATRIRAALAAAPQTPTGAVDAILALDEVVPPEIATDDQVRADVTTWLTDLQTHGVPATLASAT from the coding sequence GTGGCGGTGACCGTGGGCGCGTCCCGGCTCGACCTCGGCGCGCTGCGCCGGCTGCCGGCCGAGGCGCGTCCACTGATTCGGCCCGGCACGGCGGACGCCGGCGTGCTGCACCTGGGGCTCGGCGCGTTCCACCGGGCCCACCAGGCGGTCTACACCGAGCAGGCGATGGCCCTGGCCGGCGGCGACTGGGGCATCGTCGGCGTCGCCCCGCGCAACGCCGAACTGGTGCGGATCCTCGCCGCGCAGGACAACCTGTTCAGCGTGAGCACCCTCTCCGCCGCCGACCGGCACACCCGGGTGATCGGCGCGCTGGCCGGGGTCCGGCTGGCCGCCGCCGACCCGAACGCGGTGGTGGCGCTGCTGGCCGACCCGGCGATCCGGGTGGTCACGCTGACCGTGACCGAGAAGGCGTACCAACTCGACCCGGCGGGCGGGACGCTGCGGCCGGATCCGGCGCTGGTCGCCGACCTGACCACCGACCGGCCACCGGCCACCGTGCCGGGGCTGCTGGTGCGTGGCCTGCTGGCCCGCGCCGCCGCCGACGCCGGCCCGATCGCCCTGGTCAGCTGCGACAACCTGCCCGCCAACGGCCGCCGGCTACGCGGCCTGGTCAGCCAGGCGCTGGCGTACGCGGGCACGCCAGGGCCGGTGGTCGACTGGGTCGGTGCCCAGGTCGGCTTCCCCGGCACCATGGTCGACCGGATCGTTCCGGCCAGCACCCCGGACACCCTGGCGGCGGCCCGGCACGCGCTCGGCGTCGAGGACCTGGCCGCGGTGGCCGCCGAGCCGTACACCCAGTGGGTGATCGAGGACGACTTTCCCGGCGGGCGTCCCGCCTGGGAGCGGGCCGGCGCGGTGCTCTGCGCCGACGCCGGGCCGTGGGAGCGGCTGAAACTGCGTGCGCTCAACGGGGTGCACTCGGCCACCGCGTACCTCGGCGCGCTCGCCGGCTGCGAGACCATCGCCGACACCCTGGCCCTGCCGCACCTGGTCACCGTGCTGCGCCGGCTCATCGCCGAGGACGTGGCGACCAGCTTCACCCCGCCCGACGGCGTCGACGTGGTCGACTACGGCGAGCAAGTCCTGGCCCGCTTCGGCAACCCGGCGATCCGGCACCGCACCCTCCAGGTGGCCATGGACGGGTCGCAGAAGCTGCCGCAGCGGATCCTGCACACCATCGCCGACCTGCGCGCCGCCGGCCGCCCGGCACACTGGGCCACGCTGGTGCTCGCCGCCTGGATCAGGTTCGCCCAGGGCGCCACCGACGCCGGCCGCCCGCTCCCCCTGGACGACCCCCTCGCCACCCGGATCCGTGCGGCCCTGGCCGCCGCGCCGCAGACACCCACCGGCGCGGTCGACGCGATCCTCGCCCTCGACGAGGTCGTCCCACCCGAGATAGCCACCGACGATCAGGTCCGCGCCGACGTGACCACCTGGCTCACCGACCTCCAGACCCACGGCGTCCCAGCAACCCTGGCCAGCGCCACATGA
- a CDS encoding polysaccharide lyase family 1 protein, translating into MHKLAAGAALIMLILAAAPAPAAAHPPAGGGGPAKLSPLARQLGKQHLPPGDGWAAAGPGTTGGAAATADQIHVVTSRTELVAALGGNNATNATNSTPKIVYVKGTIDGFEDTDGRLLDCTDLADPGYSLAAYLAAYDPAVWGRTAPSGPVEEARVRSVTNQTRHTQINVGANTTLIGLRGARLTGLTLMIDRVSNVIVRNITFDDARDCFPAWSPTDGETGNWNSQYDQISVRRSENVWVDHNTFTDGDNPDSAQPSYFGRPYQVHDGALDITHTASLVTASWNRFDGRDKLMLIGSSNTVGPDVDRLKVTLHHNLFDGSLQRLPRVRFGQVDVYNNAYRLGGDGYEYAIGVGVQSAVYAENNHFTLGAGLSPADLLYDWGGTAITTRGNWVKPAGGPARPVDLVAAYNAVHDPDLSPDAGWTPALRHGPVLPAPLVPLVVGPLAGADRLPL; encoded by the coding sequence ATGCACAAACTCGCCGCGGGCGCGGCATTGATCATGCTCATCCTTGCCGCTGCTCCCGCCCCGGCAGCGGCCCACCCGCCGGCCGGCGGAGGCGGCCCGGCAAAGCTGTCCCCGCTCGCCCGACAGCTCGGAAAGCAGCACCTACCGCCCGGCGACGGTTGGGCCGCCGCCGGGCCCGGCACCACCGGAGGCGCGGCAGCCACCGCCGACCAGATCCACGTGGTCACCAGCCGCACCGAACTGGTCGCCGCACTCGGTGGAAACAACGCCACAAACGCGACGAACAGCACCCCCAAGATCGTGTACGTCAAGGGCACCATCGACGGTTTCGAGGACACCGACGGCCGACTGCTCGACTGCACGGACCTGGCCGATCCCGGGTACTCGCTGGCGGCGTACCTGGCCGCGTACGACCCGGCGGTGTGGGGGCGGACGGCGCCCAGCGGGCCGGTGGAGGAGGCCCGGGTGCGGTCGGTGACCAACCAGACCCGACACACCCAGATCAACGTCGGCGCCAACACCACCCTCATCGGGCTGCGCGGAGCACGGCTGACCGGCCTGACCCTGATGATCGACCGGGTCTCGAACGTCATCGTCCGCAACATCACCTTCGACGACGCCCGGGACTGCTTCCCGGCCTGGTCCCCCACCGACGGCGAGACCGGCAACTGGAACTCCCAGTACGACCAGATCTCGGTACGTCGCAGCGAGAACGTCTGGGTCGACCACAACACCTTCACCGACGGGGACAACCCGGACAGCGCCCAACCAAGCTACTTCGGTCGCCCGTACCAGGTGCACGACGGGGCGCTGGACATCACCCACACCGCCAGCCTGGTCACCGCCTCCTGGAACCGGTTCGACGGGCGGGACAAGCTGATGCTCATCGGCTCCTCCAACACCGTCGGTCCGGACGTCGACCGACTCAAGGTCACCCTGCACCACAACCTGTTCGACGGGTCGTTGCAGCGGTTGCCCCGGGTGCGTTTCGGCCAGGTCGACGTCTACAACAACGCGTACCGGCTCGGCGGTGACGGCTACGAGTACGCCATCGGCGTCGGCGTGCAGTCCGCCGTGTACGCCGAGAACAACCACTTCACCCTCGGTGCCGGCCTGAGCCCCGCCGATCTGCTCTACGACTGGGGCGGCACCGCGATCACCACCCGGGGCAACTGGGTCAAGCCAGCCGGTGGGCCGGCGCGCCCGGTCGATCTGGTGGCCGCGTACAACGCCGTACACGACCCTGATCTGTCGCCCGACGCCGGCTGGACCCCGGCGCTGCGCCACGGCCCGGTGCTGCCGGCTCCGCTGGTGCCGCTCGTGGTCGGACCGCTCGCTGGCGCCGACCGCCTGCCGCTGTAA
- the uxaC gene encoding glucuronate isomerase, whose translation MPTSTRPDLLLPAEPGQRALARELYALVERLPIISPHGHVDPALLAEDQPFPDPARLLIVPDHYLTRMLLSQGVAPGELGVPSRDGSPVETDGRRIWRRFAEHWHLFRGTPSRLWLEQTLTEVFALDTRLSPQTADEVYDALAAKLAEPDFRPRALFERFNIEVLATTESPLDDLGRHAKLAADGWGGPGGRVVTTFRPDNVVDLEFEDWSANVDRLGEITGEDTGTYAGYLAALRARREAFIAAGATSSDHGHRTARTLDLGADAAALFDRARRGRAEPGDTEAFCAHMLLEFARMSLDDGLVMQLHPGAVRNHNRWLYARHGRDVGGDIPQVTEYVHALAPLLDAYGNDPRLRVVLYTLDEDTFTRELAPLAGGYAALLLGAPWWFLDSPEVLRRFRETVTETAGFYNTAGFVDDTRAFCSIPVRHDVARRIDAGFLARLVAEHRLPMDEAADTIVDLAYRLPKRVFKFGEAA comes from the coding sequence GTGCCCACCTCGACCCGACCCGACCTGCTCCTCCCCGCCGAACCGGGCCAACGCGCGCTGGCCCGGGAGCTGTACGCGCTGGTGGAGCGGCTACCCATCATCTCCCCGCACGGGCACGTCGACCCCGCGCTGCTGGCCGAGGACCAGCCCTTCCCCGACCCGGCCCGGCTGCTCATCGTGCCGGACCACTACCTCACCCGGATGCTGCTCAGCCAGGGCGTCGCCCCGGGCGAGCTGGGCGTACCAAGCCGCGACGGCAGCCCGGTGGAGACCGACGGGCGCCGGATCTGGCGGCGCTTCGCCGAGCACTGGCACCTGTTCCGGGGCACCCCGTCCCGGCTCTGGCTGGAGCAGACCCTCACCGAGGTCTTCGCCCTCGACACCCGGCTGTCCCCGCAGACCGCCGACGAGGTGTACGACGCGCTCGCCGCCAAGCTCGCCGAACCGGACTTCCGGCCCCGGGCGCTCTTCGAACGGTTCAACATCGAGGTCCTCGCCACCACCGAATCGCCGCTGGACGACCTGGGCCGGCACGCCAAGCTCGCCGCCGACGGCTGGGGCGGACCCGGCGGCCGGGTGGTCACCACCTTCCGCCCGGACAACGTGGTCGACCTGGAATTCGAGGACTGGTCGGCAAACGTCGACCGACTCGGCGAGATCACCGGCGAGGACACCGGGACGTACGCCGGCTACCTGGCCGCGCTGCGCGCCCGCCGGGAGGCGTTCATCGCCGCCGGGGCCACCTCGTCGGACCACGGGCACCGCACCGCCCGCACCCTCGACCTCGGCGCGGACGCGGCGGCACTGTTCGACCGGGCCCGCCGGGGCCGCGCCGAGCCGGGCGACACCGAGGCGTTCTGCGCGCACATGCTGCTGGAGTTCGCCCGGATGTCGCTCGACGACGGGCTGGTCATGCAACTGCACCCCGGCGCGGTACGCAACCACAACCGGTGGCTGTACGCCCGGCACGGCCGCGACGTCGGCGGCGACATCCCGCAGGTCACCGAGTACGTGCACGCCCTGGCGCCGCTGCTGGACGCCTACGGCAACGACCCACGGCTGCGGGTGGTCCTCTACACCCTCGACGAGGACACCTTCACCCGCGAGCTGGCGCCGCTGGCCGGCGGGTACGCCGCCCTGCTGCTCGGCGCGCCCTGGTGGTTCCTGGACTCCCCTGAGGTGCTGCGCCGGTTCCGGGAGACGGTCACCGAAACCGCAGGCTTCTACAACACCGCCGGGTTCGTTGACGACACCCGCGCGTTCTGCTCCATCCCGGTCCGGCACGACGTGGCCCGCCGCATCGACGCCGGCTTCCTGGCCCGGCTCGTCGCCGAGCACCGGCTGCCCATGGACGAGGCCGCCGACACCATCGTCGACCTGGCGTACCGGCTGCCCAAGCGGGTCTTCAAGTTCGGAGAGGCTGCATGA
- a CDS encoding pectate lyase encodes MRRPVALRLLAALATAGMGATVFVAVTTPQASAAVGSATGFAASNGGTTGGAGGQTVRATTGTQIHAALCNRASSSTPITIQVEGTINHGNTTKVSGSSCNTAADVIELKQISNVTILGVGNGAVFDQIGIHIREARNIIIQNVTVRNVKKSGSPTSNGGDAIGMESGVRNVWVDHVTLEASGGESEGFDGLFDMKNDTQYVTLSYSIMRNSGRGGLIGSSESDRSNGFVTFHHNLYENLDSRVPLLRGGVAHIYNNHYVNIRESGINSRAGGRAKVDNNYFRNSKDVLGTFYTSEAGYWQVSGNTFDNVTWSARSGDNNPAGPNPTSNTTVSIPYSYRLDAASCVPNVVSQTAGANKGIRTSDGSCTPTNPTTGPTTGPTTPPPGPTSSPTPGPTSPPSGTNLSIGAGSDGSSKASGTSYGDVRDGNMSTAWSPSGATGQISIKWDAATRVSRVNIREASGAVGNIRSWRLINHDTGAVLATGSTAGVISFTATSLRKITFDITSSSGTPRVAEFETYAS; translated from the coding sequence ATGAGACGACCAGTCGCGCTACGGCTCCTGGCGGCACTCGCCACGGCAGGGATGGGGGCCACGGTCTTCGTGGCCGTCACGACGCCCCAGGCGTCGGCAGCCGTCGGCAGCGCCACCGGCTTCGCGGCCAGCAACGGCGGCACCACCGGCGGTGCCGGCGGGCAGACGGTACGCGCCACCACGGGTACCCAGATCCACGCGGCCCTGTGCAACCGGGCCAGCAGCAGTACGCCGATCACCATCCAGGTCGAGGGCACCATCAACCACGGCAACACCACAAAGGTGTCGGGGTCGAGCTGCAACACCGCCGCCGACGTGATCGAGCTGAAGCAGATCAGCAACGTCACGATCCTCGGGGTCGGTAACGGGGCGGTCTTCGACCAGATCGGCATCCACATCCGCGAGGCCAGGAACATCATCATCCAGAACGTGACCGTCCGGAACGTCAAGAAGTCCGGCTCCCCCACCTCCAACGGCGGCGACGCCATCGGGATGGAGTCCGGCGTCCGCAACGTCTGGGTCGATCACGTCACCCTGGAGGCGTCCGGTGGCGAGTCGGAGGGCTTCGACGGCCTCTTCGACATGAAGAACGACACCCAGTACGTGACGCTGTCCTACAGCATCATGCGCAACTCCGGTCGTGGTGGCCTGATCGGCTCCAGCGAGAGCGACCGCTCGAACGGGTTCGTCACGTTCCACCACAACCTGTACGAGAACCTCGACTCCCGCGTTCCCCTGCTGCGCGGCGGGGTCGCGCACATCTACAACAACCACTACGTCAACATCCGGGAGTCCGGCATCAACTCCCGCGCCGGTGGCCGGGCCAAGGTGGACAACAACTACTTCCGCAACTCCAAGGACGTGCTGGGCACCTTCTACACCAGCGAGGCCGGCTACTGGCAGGTCAGCGGCAACACCTTCGACAACGTGACCTGGTCGGCCCGCAGCGGCGACAACAACCCGGCCGGCCCCAACCCGACCTCCAACACCACCGTCAGCATCCCGTACTCCTACCGCCTGGACGCGGCCAGCTGCGTACCGAACGTGGTCAGCCAGACCGCCGGTGCGAACAAGGGCATCCGGACCTCGGACGGCAGCTGCACGCCGACCAACCCGACGACGGGGCCGACGACCGGCCCGACCACGCCCCCGCCCGGACCGACGAGCAGTCCCACCCCGGGCCCGACCTCGCCGCCGAGCGGCACCAACCTCAGCATCGGGGCCGGCTCCGACGGCTCCAGCAAGGCCAGCGGAACCAGCTACGGCGACGTGCGGGACGGCAACATGAGCACCGCCTGGTCGCCGTCGGGCGCGACCGGACAGATCTCCATCAAGTGGGACGCCGCCACCCGGGTGTCCCGGGTCAACATCCGTGAGGCGTCCGGTGCCGTCGGCAACATCCGGTCCTGGCGGCTCATCAACCACGACACCGGCGCGGTGCTCGCCACCGGCAGCACGGCCGGCGTGATCAGCTTCACCGCGACCTCGCTCCGCAAGATCACCTTCGACATCACCAGCTCGTCCGGCACCCCCCGGGTCGCCGAGTTCGAGACCTACGCCAGCTAG
- a CDS encoding enolase C-terminal domain-like protein gives MTTITDVTVHDVRFPTAASGDGSDAINRGDYSATYVELTTDDGPTGAGFTFTNGRGNEITCAAVRALAHHVLGRTVAELTAEPVAFWRSLVADVQLRWLGPEKGVIHMATGALVNAVWDLRAKLAGKPMWRYLAELPTDELVANVDFTHITDALTPDEAAATLDKGRDGLTDRLAVLERDGFPSYTTSVGWLGYPDDKVRALTRTAYAAGWRAMKMKVGGPPADDLRRARIIREEIGPDALLMMDANQVWDVDEAIANMTALAEVDPYWIEEPTHADDILGHARIARAVTELTGGRCRVATGEVAANKVIFKQLLQAEAIGVMQIDACRVGGVNEVLAEILLAAKFGVPICPHAGGVGLCEYVQHLAIFDYLRVGTSLAGRMVEYVDHLHEHFVDPVRTRDGRYLLPTEPGYSATMHPSSIATFRFPDGPTWR, from the coding sequence ATGACCACCATCACCGACGTGACAGTGCACGACGTACGGTTTCCCACCGCCGCCAGCGGCGACGGCTCCGACGCCATCAACCGGGGCGACTACTCGGCCACCTACGTGGAGCTGACCACCGACGACGGGCCGACCGGCGCCGGGTTCACCTTCACCAACGGCCGGGGCAACGAGATCACCTGCGCCGCGGTACGCGCCCTGGCCCACCACGTCCTCGGCCGCACCGTCGCCGAGCTCACCGCCGAGCCGGTGGCGTTCTGGCGCTCGCTCGTGGCCGACGTACAGCTGCGCTGGCTGGGCCCGGAGAAGGGGGTCATCCACATGGCCACCGGCGCGCTTGTCAACGCCGTGTGGGACCTGCGGGCCAAGCTCGCCGGCAAGCCGATGTGGCGCTACCTGGCCGAACTGCCCACCGACGAACTCGTCGCAAACGTCGACTTCACGCACATCACCGACGCGCTCACCCCCGACGAGGCCGCCGCCACCCTGGACAAGGGACGCGACGGGCTCACCGACCGGCTCGCCGTGCTGGAACGCGACGGCTTCCCGTCGTACACCACCTCGGTCGGCTGGCTCGGCTACCCGGACGACAAGGTGCGGGCGCTGACCCGGACCGCGTACGCGGCCGGGTGGCGGGCGATGAAGATGAAGGTCGGCGGTCCGCCCGCCGACGACCTGCGCCGGGCCCGGATCATCCGGGAGGAGATCGGCCCGGACGCGCTGCTGATGATGGACGCCAACCAGGTGTGGGACGTCGACGAGGCGATCGCCAACATGACCGCGCTGGCCGAGGTCGACCCGTACTGGATCGAGGAGCCGACGCACGCCGACGACATCCTCGGCCACGCCCGCATCGCCCGCGCGGTCACCGAGCTGACCGGCGGCCGGTGCCGGGTGGCCACCGGCGAGGTGGCCGCCAACAAGGTCATCTTCAAGCAGTTGCTCCAGGCCGAGGCGATCGGCGTGATGCAGATCGACGCCTGCCGGGTCGGCGGCGTCAACGAGGTGCTCGCCGAGATCCTGCTGGCCGCCAAGTTCGGGGTGCCGATCTGCCCGCACGCCGGTGGCGTCGGGCTCTGCGAGTACGTCCAACACCTGGCGATCTTCGACTACCTACGGGTCGGCACCAGCCTGGCGGGCCGGATGGTGGAGTACGTCGACCACCTGCACGAGCACTTCGTCGACCCGGTACGCACCCGCGACGGGCGGTACCTGCTGCCGACCGAGCCGGGCTACAGCGCCACCATGCACCCCTCCTCGATCGCCACCTTCCGCTTCCCGGACGGCCCGACGTGGCGGTGA
- a CDS encoding AAA domain-containing protein translates to MFDLVVLDEAAHVDQLRAAPVLARARRTLIAGDPRQLRFVSFVSDVDVTDTLHRHGLERLADRLDVRRSSAFDLAAGAAPVTWLSEHHRSAPHLIGFSAERFYGGKLELVTRHPRNERTDAIDLLTVPAAQVTDGVNQAEVDAIIELIRRLATRPPTGGIAVISPFRAQADAIEAALLSAYDVDEIERLGLRSGTVHAFQGSEADVVIASLGLVDDDPPSRHRFLAEPNLFNVLITRARNHLTVVTSLRSPEGIVADYLRYADRPPPAPSGPGNLAPDPWTRALAVELDRIGLPVRADYPVGRWRIDLCVGDDAEAVGVFCRVHPDGVAAHIERHRTLTRAGWHLHDVFASHWTDDPIRAALDLATRIAVTDRRT, encoded by the coding sequence ATGTTCGACCTGGTGGTGCTCGACGAAGCAGCGCACGTCGACCAGTTGCGGGCCGCCCCGGTGCTGGCCCGGGCCAGGCGTACGCTGATCGCCGGCGACCCTCGGCAGCTGCGGTTCGTCTCCTTCGTCTCCGACGTGGACGTGACCGACACGCTGCACCGGCACGGCCTGGAGCGGCTCGCGGACCGGCTCGACGTCCGGCGCTCCAGCGCCTTCGACCTGGCGGCCGGCGCGGCACCGGTGACCTGGCTCAGTGAGCACCACCGCTCGGCACCGCACCTGATCGGCTTCTCCGCCGAACGGTTCTACGGTGGCAAACTCGAACTGGTCACCCGGCACCCGCGCAACGAGCGGACCGACGCCATCGACCTGCTGACGGTCCCCGCAGCCCAGGTGACGGACGGCGTCAACCAGGCCGAGGTGGACGCCATCATCGAACTGATCCGGAGGCTCGCGACCCGGCCACCCACGGGCGGGATCGCGGTGATCAGCCCGTTCCGGGCCCAGGCGGACGCGATCGAGGCGGCGCTGCTGTCCGCGTACGACGTCGACGAGATCGAACGGCTCGGCCTGCGCTCCGGTACCGTCCACGCCTTCCAGGGCAGCGAGGCGGACGTGGTGATCGCCTCCCTCGGGCTGGTCGACGACGACCCACCGTCGCGGCACCGGTTCCTGGCCGAACCGAACCTGTTCAACGTCCTGATCACCCGGGCCAGGAACCATCTCACCGTGGTCACGTCGCTACGCTCACCCGAGGGCATCGTCGCCGACTACCTCCGGTACGCCGACCGGCCACCGCCAGCGCCGTCGGGCCCGGGTAATCTCGCGCCAGATCCGTGGACCCGGGCCCTCGCCGTCGAACTCGACCGGATCGGGCTGCCGGTCCGGGCCGACTACCCGGTCGGCCGCTGGCGGATCGACCTCTGCGTCGGCGACGACGCGGAAGCGGTAGGCGTGTTCTGCCGGGTGCACCCCGACGGCGTGGCCGCCCACATCGAGCGGCACCGTACGCTCACCCGCGCCGGCTGGCACCTGCACGACGTGTTCGCCAGCCACTGGACCGACGACCCCATCCGCGCCGCCCTCGACCTCGCCACCCGAATCGCTGTCACAGATAGGCGAACCTGA
- a CDS encoding Gfo/Idh/MocA family oxidoreductase, which translates to MALVGANGHGRWHRRVIGPLHDASRLRLAALVDTRPIEPEPAAPVPAGTRVFTDHRAMLAEVAPDVVVICTPPHTHLAIARDAVTAGADLLLEKPPVLSSAEHEELADLLADTDRVAQVGFQALGSAALTALTDAVAAGKLGTVTGIATVAAWQRPDAYYARAPWAGRRVLDGRPVLDGALANPLAHAVMQCLAVAETVAGEPVEPVTIEVERYRVRPIEVEDTAVLRVRPRHGPPIVAAVTLAGEEFVAGEVIVTGDTGRAVLEYPTDRLLLPGDDSPREIPGRRNLLENLLEHRADPGVPLIAPLARTAAFTAVLTALRAAPEPTLLDGDLVDAVGSGPQRVLRIRGVNAVLRRAAGAGALPSEWGLHWAVGPWQVAPADRGGSRETTE; encoded by the coding sequence GTGGCGCTGGTCGGGGCCAACGGTCACGGGCGCTGGCATCGCCGGGTGATCGGCCCGCTGCACGACGCCAGCCGGCTGCGGCTGGCCGCGCTTGTCGACACCCGGCCGATCGAGCCGGAGCCGGCCGCACCGGTACCGGCCGGAACCCGGGTCTTCACCGATCATCGGGCGATGCTCGCCGAGGTCGCCCCGGACGTGGTGGTGATCTGCACGCCGCCGCACACACATCTGGCGATCGCCCGCGACGCGGTGACCGCCGGTGCCGACCTGCTGTTGGAGAAGCCGCCGGTGCTCTCCAGTGCCGAACACGAGGAACTGGCCGACCTGCTGGCCGACACCGACCGGGTGGCGCAGGTCGGTTTCCAGGCCCTCGGCTCGGCCGCGCTGACCGCGCTTACCGACGCCGTGGCGGCGGGCAAACTCGGTACGGTCACCGGCATCGCCACTGTCGCCGCCTGGCAGCGGCCGGACGCGTACTATGCCCGGGCCCCGTGGGCCGGCCGGCGCGTCCTGGACGGCCGCCCGGTGCTCGACGGCGCGCTGGCCAACCCGCTGGCGCACGCGGTGATGCAGTGCTTGGCGGTGGCCGAAACGGTGGCGGGTGAGCCGGTGGAGCCGGTCACCATCGAGGTGGAGCGGTACCGGGTCCGGCCGATCGAGGTCGAGGACACCGCCGTGCTGCGCGTTCGGCCCCGGCACGGTCCGCCGATCGTGGCGGCGGTGACGCTCGCCGGGGAGGAGTTCGTCGCCGGCGAGGTGATCGTCACCGGCGACACCGGACGGGCGGTGTTGGAGTACCCGACCGACCGGCTGCTGCTGCCCGGCGACGACAGTCCCCGCGAGATACCGGGCCGCCGCAACCTGCTGGAGAACCTGCTTGAGCACCGGGCCGATCCCGGGGTGCCGCTGATCGCGCCGCTGGCCCGTACGGCTGCCTTCACCGCCGTGCTGACCGCCCTACGGGCCGCGCCCGAACCGACGCTGCTCGACGGCGACCTGGTCGACGCCGTCGGTTCGGGCCCGCAACGGGTGCTCCGCATCCGGGGAGTCAACGCCGTGCTGCGCCGGGCCGCCGGGGCTGGCGCGCTGCCGTCGGAGTGGGGCCTGCATTGGGCGGTCGGGCCGTGGCAGGTGGCACCGGCGGATCGCGGGGGATCTCGGGAGACGACGGAATAG